CCCTGGTATTTGGCTTTGAGGTTGTAGTAGGTGGCTTCGCTGATGTTGTACTTGCGACACAGCTCTGCGGTGTTCAGCTCGCTTTTTTCGCCTTCCTTGAGGAGGTCTACGATCTGTTCGTCGGTCAACTTGCGTTTCGCCATAAGTCATTCGGTAATGCGGCAAGAAAGACTTCCAAAAATGGCCTAACCTGAAGAGAAATCGACAGGAAATGCATACTGGAGGCACTTTCATGGGGAAACAACGCAAAAACTGGCCCGCAGACCTCAAACAGACCATCGTGCTCGAAGTTCTCAAAGGCGAAGAATCCGTAGCCAGCATTGCCCGGCGATATGAAGCCAGCGAGGCGCTATTGTACAAGTGGGTGCGACCTGCAAAGGGTCGGTGAGGAATGCCGACGAAAGTCGGACTCTGTGGTATTCAGATGCCCCTACCTGAACATGCCCAAAGGTAACTGACGGTGTGAAGCTTCAGGGACAACGTTCTGACCACAGCCAGCCCAGGTGCTGTGGTAGACCAGGGGGAGCTAGAGAAGGCTGAACGTAAGTGAATCACCGTTTGTACGGCTCGTAAAGATTGGCTGGCGAAAAGGGCTGATACGCCAGAACCAAAACGGTATGCAGGAAGGATTGCACGGTCCATTTACGGGCAACAATACCCAAACTCCTGCCGGGTCAGAGGTGGCAGCCTCCCTCTAACGTTTGAGTCCTCTCCGATCAACAGGGTAAACCCCATGCACTCCACGAAAGTGGTCCGCTAACTGTAAAGAAAGCTCATGGTGCAGGGGGCAAAGGAGGTCAGAAAAAGCGAATGCCAGACTGTAATCGACTGGATAGGGCCATGCCCGACCCGAAAGGGTGCTGACTTCTGACTGGTCTTCTACGGAATTGAACTTCTCAATCGCCCCCACTGAAGGAGACGTTAGACAATGCTTGTCATTGAACAGACCGACAGACCAGACATCCTGTGGCAGAACATCAATTGGACTGCCACGGAACAGACGGTAAGGCGCATTCAGGAAAGGATTTTCCGGGCAACTCAGCAAAAGGAGTGGCGGCAGGTTAAGAACCTGCAAAAACTCCTGATCCGTTCCACTTCAGCCCATCTGCTCGCCATCCGCAAGGTGACCCAGGAAAACCCTGGAAAACGCACCCCAGGAATCGACGGAAAGGTGGCTGATACACCAGAAGCACGGCAAGAACTGCTGGAATCAGGTTTGTCCTTCAAGGCATACCGTCCTCTCCCTGTGAAACGGGTGTTGATTCCCAAGCCGGGGGGCAAAACCCGGCCTCTGGGCATTCCCACCGTCAAAGACCGGGTGATGCAAACCCTGGTGAAACTTGCCCTGGAGCCTGAATGGGAAAGCCAATTCGAGGCCAACTCCTACGGCTTTAGACCCGGGCGAAACACCATGGATGCCATCACCCAGCTCCACATCACGCTAAACGGCAAAGGTTGCAGTGAATGGATCCTGGACGCGGACATTCGAAGCTGCTTCGACCAGATCGACCATCAGGCCATTTTGGACCGGGTCCCGGTGTTTAAAACGGTCATTTTCAGGTGGTTGAAAGCAGGGGTGATCGAATGGGGCCAAAAAGTGGAGTCCGAACAGGGCACTCCACAAGGCGGTCCCCTATCACCCTTGCTGGCCAACATAGCCCTGCATGGCATGGAAGCCCTGTTCGGAGCAGAACACCCCTCTGGAATCAACATTTCTCCTGCCAGACGAAGCGGACTGAACAAAGGGATCTCTGTGACACGGTTTGCCGACGATTTTATTGTGACCGCACCCTCCAAAGAACGCATCGAGGACTATGTGATGCCCAAGTTGCAGGCTTTCTTGAAAGAAAGAGGTCTGGAATTCAGTGAAGCCAAAACCCGCATTACCCATGTGGATGAGGGTTTTAACTTTCTGGGTTTCACCATCCGGCGCTTCAAAAGGGCAGTGCTGACCTACCCTCAAAAGGAAAAGGTCAAACAATACGTCAGCAACATCAGGTCCCATCTCAAGAACAACAAACAGGCTAGGACCGAAAAGATCATCCGTAAGCTAAATTTGATGATTCGGGGATGGATCAACTATTACCGGTTCAGTGCAGCAAAGTCGACCTTTAACAAATTGGACTACCTGATGTGGTTGATGCTGTGGAGGTGGGCGAAACGCCGCCACCCCAAGAAATCGGGGCGGTGGGTGCGAAAACGCTACTTCACCCAGCATTGGACGTTTCACGAAGGGGACATGATGCTGCAAAGACATACTAAAGTGCCAGTCACCCGGTATGTCAAAGTACAGGGCAAGGCCAGCCCTTTGAATCCAGGTCTTCGCAGTTATTGGAAGAACCGAAGATACAAAGGGGAAATGGCAGATCTACGTCGTTCCAGTCACAGAATCCTCTTCAGCAGGCAGCAAGGGAAATGTGCATTGTGTCAGGCGGCTCTCGAAGCCAGCGTGATGCACAATCACCATGTGCTTGCAAAAGTTGTGGGAGGAAGTGACGGACTGGAAAACCGTGTGTTGGTGCATCCCTGGTGTCATCAGGCATGGCATCAACGGGTGGGATACCTGAGGAAGAAGGCTTGAGCCGCTTGTGGGGAAACTCACACGAGTGGTTCTGAGGGGGGAAAGGTCCCGCAAGGGACCTGACCTACCCGACAAGGAACAATTTCTGCAGGCTGGACTGGGCGCCCTGTCAGGCAACAAAAATGAAACGCCGAGTGCAGCTTTGCAGAATGAGAATGACCGCCTGAAACGCTTGCTGGCCGAGAAAGAACTGGAACTGGATATTGCAAAAAAGGCGCGAGGTCGCTAGACGTGGGGGAGCTGGCGGTCCTGTATCAGAATTACCCCACCGTCACCTTGCGGCATTTTGCCCGCCTGGCAGGGGTGGCCTATCATCGGCTGCGGGATTTCTTGCGTGGCGAACGTCAACGCCAAGCCCGTCAACAGAAAAAGATCGAAGCTCAAAGTCATGTTCTCCAACTGGTGGGGCAGCACCCCACCTTCGGGTACCGCAAACTATACCAGCAAGCGGTGAAAATGGGCTCAAAGGTGGGTGAACATTGGATTCGACACTATCTCAGACAGCAAAAGTTAAATCCTGCTCCTCACCGGAAACGCCGCAAACCCAAAGTGGAAACCTTACCGGAGAGCAAGTGGCCACAGGGACGTAGGGTGCAGATCGATGCCACGATGATCCAACTCCCTCAGGACGGTAAAGTTTGGGTCTATCAGGTCCTGGACGTTAAAACACGTTTGTGCCTTGCTTCAATGGCCTTTCCTCAGCTGTCCAGCTTCAATGCCTTGCAAAGCCTCAAGGCTGGGATCAGTGAGCTAAAGAAGTACGTGTCAGACAACACGTTTCTGATTCAGAGTGATGGTGGCTCGGACTTCACCAGTGCCCCCTTTCAGGCCCATTGCAAGGAGATCGGTGATTGGACACGTTGTCGGACCTCGCAGAAGGGTGGGATGGGCATTCTGGAGCGTCTCAATCGCACGTTGAAGTACGAAATGGTGTTTCGTCATGACCCTCAGAATTTAGCAGAGCTGAAAGCCCTGTTGCAGAAATTTCAGTTGTGGTACAACACGGAGCGGCTTCATGCGTCCCTGGAGTATCAAACTCCGCTGCAGGTGGCGGCACAAGAGGGTAAAATTCTCTTATCGGCTTGAAGCCTTTTTTGCCGCACTACCATCCATCAGGTTCTGGACGTCAAAACCCGCTTGTGCCTGGCCACATTGGCTTTTCCAAAGCTGTCCGGCGGGAAGGCTTTACAGGGCCTCCAGGCAGGAATCAATGAGCCAAAGAAGTACGTATCGGTCAATTTCTGATCCAAAGTGATGGTGGGTCAGCCTTCACCCGTGCCCCTTGCCGGACTCAAAGTAGAGCTAAAGTTAGCCTGGCAAAGGGTGAAGCGGTTACCCCTCCTCAACCTGGTCTTTTCTGGGGTCTGGCCCAGGACTGTGTCACAGAAGGCAGTCAAGACGAATTTGAAGCAGACATGTGTTGCCAGATGGTGCGCAATTCTCCCTGGATTTCATGCCAGCCGTCTCCAGGCTGAAGATCCTCTGCAGTCACCACCACATCCAACCATTCAATGGGGTGGTTGGCTCCCACCTCAATGGCCCCCTGGACCCATTCCGACAATGCTTCAGGAATCCATGCCAGCAGAAGTCGAGCCTCTGGCAGTTGAGAGAGAAATGCAAACCAGGTGTCCCAGGGGGGCAGATAGTTGTCATCGATGACGCCTTTCGATGCAGATGCGCCTTCACCCATGGCCAATTCCAGTCGTCCCTGAAAACACAAGATTCTTCCTGAAGCCTGTTGTAGGAGAAGACCTTTTAACAAAGCACTTCGCTGATCAATCAGGTTTTGAATCCAGTCTGGATGCAGTTCTCCCCAGCCCCATCTATGGGGATAATCTGGAGGTCGAAGTTCAGCAGAACGCAGGAAGGAGTCCGGATGATTCAGGTCAATGCGAGCCTGACACCACAATTGAGCTTCCTGTAGGGCGCGTTGATGGGCTTCCCAGGGCGTGGTCATGCCTCAGTGTAAGACGACCTGGCTGCCAGTTTCAGGTGAGGTCTTTTTGCGCAGGTCACTAAGATCAATCGCTGTTCAGAGCAGTTGCAGGCGCAGCACCACCACCACAAGCCCCACACCCAGAAACCACAGGAAGGGGTGCAGGCCTTCATCGTCGAGCAGCACATTCCAGTGGTCCTTTCAGGGGTTGTGTGGGCGCACACGGGGAAGTGTTTCACGCAGGGAAATCAGGGTTTGCACCAACCAGCGTTTCTCCACGTCATCCGGAGCATAAGCCACAGCAGCTTGGGCCGCCAGGTAAGCTTCAGCAAGTTGCTGGGTTTGCAGGTAACTGAGGATGTTGTGCTTGAGCACCTGGTAGTTGATCTCTCTGGGTACGAACGCCCACAGGGTGTTGCAGAGCATCTGGTACAGGACATAAAGGAGCAACAGCGGCAGGAAAAAACCCACGGGTAAAGTCAGGGTGGCCCCCAGCGCCCACTGACCGTTCAGCTGCCGCACCTTGCGTTTCGCGCAATCCGGGCACAACAAATGCTGGTCTTTTTCCCGGTAGAAACTTTCTCTGTTCCAGGTGGGTTGTCTGAGTTCCAGCAGCCGCAGGTGAGGGCTGGTGCACTGGCACACCTCGCAACGCAAAAAAATGACCTGCTGGACGGAAGGGGAAGCTTTGCCTTGCGGCCTGGGCCGGGTTTTGCGGGCCGGGTCACGCAGCCACTCATAGGCCTGCTGGATTTCCTGGAACCGCAAAGACGCCCCGG
This is a stretch of genomic DNA from Deinococcus roseus. It encodes these proteins:
- a CDS encoding transposase, which gives rise to MAKRKLTDEQIVDLLKEGEKSELNTAELCRKYNISEATYYNLKAKYQGTNTAELKRLKQLEQENARLLKLVGQLTLENSAIKEVLKKKW
- a CDS encoding transposase; this translates as MGKQRKNWPADLKQTIVLEVLKGEESVASIARRYEASEALLYKWVRPAKGR
- the ltrA gene encoding group II intron reverse transcriptase/maturase, whose amino-acid sequence is MLVIEQTDRPDILWQNINWTATEQTVRRIQERIFRATQQKEWRQVKNLQKLLIRSTSAHLLAIRKVTQENPGKRTPGIDGKVADTPEARQELLESGLSFKAYRPLPVKRVLIPKPGGKTRPLGIPTVKDRVMQTLVKLALEPEWESQFEANSYGFRPGRNTMDAITQLHITLNGKGCSEWILDADIRSCFDQIDHQAILDRVPVFKTVIFRWLKAGVIEWGQKVESEQGTPQGGPLSPLLANIALHGMEALFGAEHPSGINISPARRSGLNKGISVTRFADDFIVTAPSKERIEDYVMPKLQAFLKERGLEFSEAKTRITHVDEGFNFLGFTIRRFKRAVLTYPQKEKVKQYVSNIRSHLKNNKQARTEKIIRKLNLMIRGWINYYRFSAAKSTFNKLDYLMWLMLWRWAKRRHPKKSGRWVRKRYFTQHWTFHEGDMMLQRHTKVPVTRYVKVQGKASPLNPGLRSYWKNRRYKGEMADLRRSSHRILFSRQQGKCALCQAALEASVMHNHHVLAKVVGGSDGLENRVLVHPWCHQAWHQRVGYLRKKA
- a CDS encoding integrase core domain-containing protein; its protein translation is MGELAVLYQNYPTVTLRHFARLAGVAYHRLRDFLRGERQRQARQQKKIEAQSHVLQLVGQHPTFGYRKLYQQAVKMGSKVGEHWIRHYLRQQKLNPAPHRKRRKPKVETLPESKWPQGRRVQIDATMIQLPQDGKVWVYQVLDVKTRLCLASMAFPQLSSFNALQSLKAGISELKKYVSDNTFLIQSDGGSDFTSAPFQAHCKEIGDWTRCRTSQKGGMGILERLNRTLKYEMVFRHDPQNLAELKALLQKFQLWYNTERLHASLEYQTPLQVAAQEGKILLSA
- a CDS encoding J domain-containing protein, whose product is MTRSPFEVLGVPETATLQDIKTAYRQKVKTHHPDRDKTPGASLRFQEIQQAYEWLRDPARKTRPRPQGKASPSVQQVIFLRCEVCQCTSPHLRLLELRQPTWNRESFYREKDQHLLCPDCAKRKVRQLNGQWALGATLTLPVGFFLPLLLLYVLYQMLCNTLWAFVPREINYQVLKHNILSYLQTQQLAEAYLAAQAAVAYAPDDVEKRWLVQTLISLRETLPRVRPHNP